The Streptomyces sp. NBC_00576 genome contains the following window.
ACACTCACTACTCGTGCACCCTCAGGCGGCGACGACATCCACCGCCTCGGCGGGCGCCTTGATGGTCACCCGTTCCGGTGGCACACCGGCCACCGATACGGAACCCAGCCTCGGACGCACCGGCGTGGGTACAGGTTCGTTGGCCGCAGCAGACTGGGCCAGCTCGGCGAGGGCGAGGTCATCGCTCACTTCCCGCATGAGCTCGGACATCCGTACGTCCAGCGCGTCGCAGATCGCGGACAGCAGCTCGGAGGATGCCTCCTTCTGCCCCCGCTCCACCTCGGAGAGATAGCCGAGTGAGACTCGGGCGGACGAGGAGACTTCGCGCAGAGTACGGCCCTGGCGCTGGCGCTGCCGACGCAGCACGTCACCCAGCAGGCGACGGAGCAGAATCATCGGTGGCTCCCTCCTCGGACCGTGTAGCCGCATCCTTCACGCCCCACCGTACCGCCTTGCGC
Protein-coding sequences here:
- a CDS encoding helix-turn-helix domain-containing protein, whose product is MILLRRLLGDVLRRQRQRQGRTLREVSSSARVSLGYLSEVERGQKEASSELLSAICDALDVRMSELMREVSDDLALAELAQSAAANEPVPTPVRPRLGSVSVAGVPPERVTIKAPAEAVDVVAA